The following are from one region of the Poecilia reticulata strain Guanapo linkage group LG7, Guppy_female_1.0+MT, whole genome shotgun sequence genome:
- the wnk3 gene encoding serine/threonine-protein kinase WNK3 isoform X3 has translation MATDPGEPTGTEDSSEKADGKKEEEDKQREVRRDQQRERTPNTFLGLPSSQAQMDTEKGGDDRGGGNGEAAFQKLGETPVLVPMPSVPVDTGQKRQRREKRFFRKSVEICDADDEVGMPPDAPHSAPHLELHSTDSVFDSAQQQEAASSCVALGHDPSQSHEPGKDVPPSAPTLSVRERDREQEEEAEMKAVATSPGGRFLKFDIELGRGAFKTVYKGLDTETWVEVAWCELQDRKLTKAEQQRFKEEAEMLKGLQHPNIVRFYDSWESVLRGKKCIVLVTELMTSGTLKTYLKRFKVMKPKVLRSWCRQILKGLHFLHTRTPPIVHRDLKCDNIFITGPTGSVKIGDLGLATLMRTSFAKSVIGTPEFMAPEMYEEHYDESVDVYAFGMCMLEMATSEYPYSECQNAAQIYRKVTSGIKPASFDKVNDPEIKEIIEGCIRQNKSQRLSIRDLLNHAFFAEDTGVRVELAEEDNGAQDCLALRIWVEDPKKLKGKHKDNEAIEFTYDLENDIAEEVALEMVKSGFFHESDAKVVGKSIRDRVNLIKKSRERRQQQLTHQGFDDRRDSTVTSYVFSYPSCPSSLMVGAAGQTGGGESGAGGVVQESEELPEVDQHVMQQHILGATTLSLPEIESVGSASCESYASGQSLALSLQGETYSHSQITPQPLLSITGASAETQILCTDETGSVPNMPLVQGVSMSNVCTPKTEGESLGQTFLQPSPVVPQVSPSVPQQYLQSQTFPSDAFQPVTAHGSVAPSQSNILPISPQAPVGVFPTSISVSDPAGIAGIAMLHTQLPASPRQQTDIIPHSTPQQTQCFVIPQQCIITPQSDMVSQTSTNQQQPQQPTSIEHQQINAIQLPPEKQHHSLPAATIQKHHREPEQEIFVQQPVQNVQSSPHQQVRTTQASMEPQALSVPRPGEQLQAYKLQPAGETCEQTVRQSQLQQQLQQQQSLLQQQQQLLQQQHLLLLERHPLYVQTLDQQQQMTLLQQQEHQTQLQQQKALQHKQIMDQQQASLYQKYEQQQQSILHQEQPTQAQVQQQPQIPSQQQIQQLYQQTGQQQEGITQTEAETQEQSGQQQQNTTLQQQPQQTQQKCEQVQQQTIFQQIEQQQALIQQHLQKQLILKQSQLQQAAQLQQQELQQVQLEQNLEHLQQQALLQQQLEKQLQNLPSDKQSAEFLQQQAQMKHQNQEKQQEQQAAIIQHLHQTDKQEPLPVPQSSSELQIPPQSANVQPMCNPQLTTLQSAQQSAKQDTMEQQQQQAFVAQPKHHTSTETHRTVGVPVTIEGLQDQTDIISQVHVPVTIQTTSIPVQTAPVFLGQQRQSPFHPQNQIPAHFLVQSVPQASQATTVVSVPAPTAVIQGQTQVLQAQQIPLQASYPGLVTPTQAQVTAQSFIQTQPQHTTILQLQPAHGKVPNINIQTMGQQNQTTAQLSAEVASLPSPVQHETYVQQGALMKSPIQPKLQQETQGQPPCQLLSHPGLMTPHFASQPPHQDIPSAQHNMTRASQHQQVHQQPVMQYQQMILSPGSAESAVTTTESLAQSADPVGVHVAPPPMQTGQGIGPGQAALCPVAAVHQALIGSSADSPIIQPTSKPFMPQPAEQPQQQNQNLSPVHQPPGNSTTPLQLPAQPIQTLNQQPSLPCQQTLTTLDKSQLPVQCPSHVLIQCSAQSGPSNVSVPQSPTKTLPLYSHLVTGTPSSPQHHAKQLLPAHTHTQTCIQAQTHSETQTLVQTQTHSHTQTDHKTPDSEESFLLKAMSDAQQLPLSPSCPSITLPSALPQQPVPAAELSTSSQLAQVPLPGQAGFVPTSPQPASAQRLLDSNAPQPSQALLQDCDISLLGIAQDGPYLASAECHSSTGSVNGEDIQHNLGNGKSEKSKSQKKASSQKPEKGSHQFQLSMLQVSGKGDNLVECQLETHSNKMVTFKFDIEGDAPEDIADYMVEEDFVLDLEKGKFVEELKSIVKKAQEFLQTHTQTGSTDQLQVSTPSTSVVESVPQSSPVGRWRFFINQTIRHRDSLSSQGAVTPPPTAETKIPQSPQKDEEKYASQTLESFIEKVSSPHNTLSSASSPASAVTGSASVADTVAFETISGQASALVTTPSVDQIPSSLSTTAKPTPANIPTLNATPALMSSPTNTIVSGNLIPAVTSVCSTLGQSLEDASRLSAVEKSSTSFHSTPVAAVSQLPIEEQQTFSQMATTVPLQSQLQLQPASQQQATTQSQLLALQLEQQIQQLTPKQQLSQCHENPDQSLLQQEQPLLQEPQLLQRHTAVQQQLPETLVLPQSIQRELLQPSAQSLQILQPLQQTQPPQQQPLQYAGQMIQESLFQQLPQQVLTPQALIVSQQQEPQHQQVVLQQMMQQKQMLQPQLQQQQHQLFVSVAAQGQMLPTSTSQQFLQQQAQLNVTPLPQHQISQPSQVPAEPVQPQTLLQPSEQQHDGTKTTDSSQKQLQFASQTQSSLQMSESEVSTGETEDTGSFSAPLHPSSDSSLPPLHLASAEPHLPSLSLTMTPSPGQPSSVAESDSEGPPKIEFVDNRIKTLDEKLRNLLYQEYSSGGMLPGAASIPTSAASMSVGGDESSEPQSLQRLSFRSPATSSDTSPHTPSSTTSSTTPRSSSTSPDPERGRGEYEALSEVGNLVLSEPVEQQPIPSVPSASASSTKPISFRAPSKDGTAGSQHLLVSGEPTVPAVHPHSDTSAVGDSSWPFSQQPISLQHGQQQHNAGEGYLCSEALEDDKKETPLSSPQLCKGRFQVNPVPQTSPPKDLPSGQSSTHRKVGRFSVTQTVTKKEDRQTDSSPVSRDLGRDRRKTQAKEWDKEDCKITPLKGHPSRGFGHSHSPLGSTDDDDESELEDEGLRRELQKLREKHIREVVFLQAQQNRELQELYRQLRSLKDQRQSLPASLCRTPPLPAALPVVSPRRSRMAKAKLRSRPHSHMDNNGVPHSGIQQSSSFSGGEQGRLRSAVPDRKDHSPSRKSTFTDELHKLVDNFTKEAVGPAPIKPSLNQIKQIQQVQGGWSQSAEVGRPGWFPAAQLNPQAPLASSPYTGGGTLTTLSSPAPPPQQSHMCQVPQMHQSLHLHQPPPLQQMTYQQSPMCQQMPQPRMQTSIQSQVQPTILLPQPTPQSQPLLPSQIQIPVSTATSLLHGGGPAVPTDSTAVIGGVFCSCSSPSSTCSSSCSTAALPSSAKIHPTSPTSTLPLGQK, from the exons ATGGCTACAGACCCAGGAGAGCCCACAGGCACTGAGGACTCATCTGAGAAAGCTGATggaaagaaggaggaggaggacaagcAGCGGGAGGTCAGGAGAGACCAACAGAGGGAGAGGACACCTAACACCTTTTTGGGCCTCCCCTCCTCCCAGGCTCAAATGGACACAGAGAAAGGAGGAGAcgacagaggaggaggaaacggaGAAGCTGCCTTTCAGAAGCTTGGAGAGACTCCGGTTCTAGTCCCTATGCCTTCAGTTCCTGTCGATACTGGCCAAAAACGGCAGAGACGGGAAAAGCGCTTCTTCAGAAAGAGTGTGGAGATCTGTGATGCGGATGATGAGGTAGGCATGCCTCCTGACGCTCCCCACAGTGCCCCCCACCTGGAGCTGCACTCCACAGATTCAGTCTTTGACAGTGCACAGCAGCAAGAGGCTGCTTCTTCCTGTGTAGCCTTGGGGCACGACCCCTCTCAGAGCCATGAACCTGGAAAAGATGTTCCTCCATCTGCACCCACACTGAGTGTGAGAGAGAGGGACCGTGaacaggaggaggaagcagagaTGAAGGCAGTAGCCACTTCCCCTGGCGGAAGGTTTCTTAAGTTTGACATTGAACTGGGTAGAGGAGCCTTCAAGACTGTGTACAAAGGCCTTGACACGGAGACCTGGGTGGAAGTAGCGTGGTGTGAACTACAG GACCGTAAGCTGACCAAGGCGGAGCAGCAACGCTTcaaggaggaggcagagatgTTGAAGGGTCTTCAACACCCCAACATAGTCCGCTTTTATGATTCCTGGGAATCTGTGCTGCGTGGAAAGAAGTGCATTGTACTGGTCACTGAGCTAATGACATCAGGAACACTTAAAAC CTACCTTAAGCGCTTCAAGGTGATGAAACCCAAAGTCCTGAGAAGTTGGTGCAGACAAATCCTGAAGGGCCTTCACTTCCTCCACACCAGGACTCCACCGATTGTGCACCGGGACCTCAAGTGTGACAACATTTTCATAACAGGCCCCACAGGGTCAGTTAAGATAGGTGACCTGGGACTGGCCACTCTTATGAGGACCTCCTTTGCAAAAAGTGTCATAG GAACCCCAGAATTCATGGCTCCAGAGATGTATGAGGAGCACTATGATGAATCAGTGGACGTCTATGCCTTTGGGATGTGTATGCTGGAGATGGCTACTTCAGAATACCCCTATTCTGAATGCCAAAATGCTGCTCAGATCTATCGCAAAGTCACAAGT GGTATAAAACCAGCCAGCTTTGATAAAGTCAATGACCCAGAAATCAAGGAAATCATTGAAGGCTGCATTCGTCAGAACAAAAGCCAGAG ACTCTCTATCAGAGACCTCCTGAATCATGCGTTCTTTGCAGAGGATACAGGAGTAAGAGTGGAGCTGGCAGAAGAGGACAACGGCGCCCAGGATTGCCTGGCTCTCCGAATTTGGGTAGAAGACCCAAAGAAGTTGAAGGGGAAACACAAGGACAATGAGGCCATTGAGTTCACCTATGACCTGGAGAATGACATTGCTGAGGAAGTAGCTTTGGAAATG GTGAAGTCAGGCTTCTTTCATGAGAGCGATGCGAAGGTGGTGGGAAAATCCATCCGTGATCGAGTGAATCTGATCAAAAAGTCAAGAGAGCGtcggcagcagcagcttactCATCAAGGCTTTGATGACAGAAGGGATTCTACCGTCACctcttatgttttttcttaccCTTCATGCCCATCCTCACTAATGGTTGGGGCAGCTGGACAAACAGGAGGTGGTGAAAGTGGAGCTGGAGGAGTGGTTCAGGAGTCTGAGGAGCTGCCTGAAGTTGACCAGCATGTCATGCAACAGCATATCCTCGGTGCAACAACCCTTAGCTTGCCAG aaATTGAAAGTGTTGGGTCTGCCAGCTGTGAGTCATATGCAAGTGGACAGAGCTTGGCACTCTCTCTGCAGGGGGAAACTTATTCCCACTCCCAGATAACTCCTCAACCATTGCTATCT ATCACTGGTGCATCGGCTGAAACTCAAATTCTCTGCACTGACGAGACTGGGAGTGTTCCAAATATGCCTCTTGTTCAGGGCGTTAGTATGTCTAACGTGTGCACTCCCAAGACTGAAGGGGAATCTCTTGGCCAGACATTTCTTCAACCCAGTCCTGTTGTTCCACAGGTATCTCCGAGTGTACCGCAACAATATCTTCAG TCACAAACATTTCCATCAGATGCATTCCAACCGGTTACTGCTCATGGATCCGTGGCTCCCTCACAGTCAAACATACTTCCCATTTCTCCCCAAGCTCCCGTTGGTGTTTTCCCCACATCTATATCTGTCAGTGACCCTGCTGGAATTGCAGGGATCGCTATGCTCCACACTCAGCTACCCGCTTCTCCCAGGCAGCAGACTGACATTATTCCCCACTCCACTCCCCAGCAAACACAGTGTTTTGTTATTCCACAGCAGTGCATTATTACACCACAGTCAGACATGGTTTCCCAGACCTCCACCAATCAGCAGCAACCACAACAACCCACATCAATTGAACATCAACAGATTAATGCAATTCAGCTGCCTCCAGAAAAGCAGCATCATAGCCTTCCAGCTGCAACTATCCAAAAGCATCACCGCGAGCCAGAGCAGGAGATTTTTGTACAGCAACCTGTCCAAAATGTCCAGTCAAGTCCTCATCAGCAAGTGAGGACCACACAAGCAAGCATGGAGCCTCAAGCTCTGTCAGTGCCTCGGCCAGGGGAACAACTTCAGGCTTATAAACTGCAACCAGCAGGAGAAACATGCGAACAGACAGTCAGACAATCACAACTACAGCAACAGCTTCAGCAACAGCAATCTCTtttacaacagcagcaacagctaCTTCAGCAACAACACCTATTGCTCCTTGAACGACACCCATTGTATGTCCAGACGCTGGATCAGCAGCAACAAATGACTCTGCTTCAACAACAGGAGCACCAGACGCAGCTGCAACAACAGAAAGCACttcaacacaaacaaatcaTGGATCAGCAGCAAGCTTCTCTATATCAGAAATATGAACAGCAACAGCAAAGTATTCTGCATCAAGAACAACCAACACAAGCACAAGTGCAACAACAACCACAGATACCTTCACAACAGCAGATACAACAGTTATATCAGCAAACAgggcagcagcaggaaggaataactcaaacagaagcagaaacacaagaacaaagtggacaacagcagcaaaatacTACACTGCAGCAACAACCTcagcaaacacagcagaaatgtgAACAAGTACAACAGCAAACCATATTCCAACAGATAGAACAGCAACAAGCATTAATCCAGCAACACTTGCAAAAgcagttaattttaaaacagtcCCAGTTACAACAGGCAGCTCAGCTGCAACAGCAAGAACTGCAACAAGTACAGCTTGAACAAAACTTGGAGCATCTTCAGCAGCAAGCTCTGTTGCAACAGCAGCttgaaaaacaacttcaaaatctCCCCTCAGACAAACAAAGTGCTGAATTTTTACAGCAGCAGGCTCAAATGAAGCATCAAAATCAAGAGAAACAGCAGGAGCAACAAGCTGCCATCATTCAACATCTGCATCAAACTGACAAACAAGAACCTCTGCCTGTACCTCAAAGCAGCAGTGAGCTGCAGATTCCGCCACAATCTGCTAACGTGCAACCGATGTGTAACCCCCAACTTACCACTCTTCAGTCTGCGCAGCAGTCAGCTAAGCAAGACACTatggagcaacagcagcagcaagctTTTGTTGCTCAGCCTAAGCACCACACCTCCACAGAAACCCATCGAACAGTTGGTGTTCCAGTGACCATTGAAGGACTACAAGACCAAACTGACATAATCTCTCAAGTACATGTCCCAGTGACCATACAGACTACCTCCATTCCTGTCCAGACAGCTCCTGTTTTCTTAGGACAGCAAAGACAAAGTCCATTTCACCCCCAGAACCAGATTCCAGCCCACTTTTTAGTCCAGTCTGTGCCCCAAGCCTCTCAAGCTACAACTGTCGTCAGTGTACCTGCCCCAACAGCTGTGATCCAAGGACAAACACAAGTCTTGCAGGCACAGCAAATTCCCTTACAGGCTAGTTATCCTGGACTTGTAACTCCTACTCAGGCTCAGGTAACTGCTCAGTCATTTATCCAGACTCAGCCTCAACATACAACTATTCTGCAGCTCCAGCCTGCACATGGCAAAGTCCCAAACATCAATATTCAGACGATGGGCCAACAAAACCAAACCACTGCTCAACTTTCAGCTGAAGTTGCTTCTCTTCCAAGTCCAGTACAACATGAGACTTACGTTCAGCAAGGTGCTCTAATGAAGAGTCCCATCCAGCCCAAACTCCAGCAAGAAACTCAAGGCCAACCGCCTTGTCAGCTGCTTTCTCACCCTGGCCTAATGACCCCACATTTTGCCTCACAACCTCCCCACCAAGACATACCATCTGCGCAGCACAACATGACTCGTGCTTCACAACATCAGCAGGTGCATCAGCAACCAGTAATGCAGTATCAGCAGATGATTCTGTCTCCGGGCTCGGCTGAGAGTGCTGTAACAACAACCGAGAGTCTCGCTCAATCGGCTGACCCTGTTGGGGTTCATGTTGCTCCTCCTCCAATGCAAACTGGACAAGGAATAGGTCCAGGACAAGCAGCACTATGTCCAGTTGCTGCAGTCCACCAAGCGTTAATTGGAAGCTCTGCAGACTCTCCCATCATTCAGCCCACCTCCAAGCCATTTATGCCTCAGCCTGCTGAGCAGCCTcagcaacaaaaccaaaatctcTCTCCAGTCCATCAACCCCCAGGAAATTCTACCACACCGCTTCAGTTACCAGCACAGCCCATCCAAACTCTCAACCAGCAGCCATCTCTTCCTTGTCAACAAACCTTGACAACACTTGACAAAAGTCAGCTTCCTGTTCAGTGCCCTTCACATGTGTTGATACAGTGCTCTGCACAGTCAGGACCCAGTAATGTTTCCGTGCCTCAGTCACCCACTAAGACTCTCCCTCTGTATAGTCACTTAGTGACAGGGACCCCTTCATCTCCACAGCATCATGCCAAGCAGCTTCTTCCagcccacacacatacacaaacctGCATTCAGGCCCAGACACACTCTGAAACACAGACACTGGTTCAAACACAGACTCACTCTCACACTCAGACAGACCACAAGACACCAGATTCTGAAGAATCTTTTTTGCTTAAAGCTATGTCTGATGCGCAACAACTGCCCCTGAGCCCTTCATGTCCCTCCATAACACTACCATCTGCACTACCCCAACAACCTGTCCCTGCTGCAGAGCTTTCTACATCTTCGCAACTAGCCCAAGTACCTTTACCAGGGCAGGCCGGCTTTGTACCTACCTCTCCTCAGCCTGCCTCTGCACAACGATTGCTTGACTCTAATGCTCCCCAACCCTCCCAAGCCTTGCTGCAAGACTGTGACATTTCCCTGCTGGGCATCGCTCAG GATGGGCCATACCTGGCAAGTGCAGAATGTCATTCTTCAACAGG GTCTGTGAATGGAGAAGACATTCAGCACAATTTGGGAAATGGAAAATCTGAGAAGTCAAAATCTCAGAAAAAGGCTTCCTCTCAGAAACCTGAGAAAGGTTCACATCAGTTTCAATTGAGCATGCTCCAG GTGTCTGGGAAAGGAGACAATTTGGTAGAGTGTCAATTAGAGACTCATAGTAACAAAATGGTGACATTCAAATTTGATATTGAAGGAGATGCTCCTGAAGATATTGCAGATTACATG GTAGAGGAAGACTTTGTCCTAGATTTAGAGAAAGGGAAATTTGTGGAGGAGCTTAAATCGATTGTGAAGAAAGCCCAAGAATTTCTTCAGACACATACACAG ACTGGATCAACTGACCAGTTGCAAGTGAGCACTCCTTCCACCTCTG TAGTGGAGTCAGTCCCCCAGTCATCCCCAGTGGGACGCTGGCGCTTCTTTATCAACCAGACCATTCGTCACAGAGACTCCCTGTCTAGCCAGGGTGCAGTCACACCACCACCAACTGCTGAGACTAAAATCCCACAGTCTCCTCAAAAGGATGAAG aaaaatatgCATCCCAGACTCTTGAATCCTTTATTGAAAAGGTTTCTTCGCCCCACAACACCCTCTCCTCTGCCTCATCTCCAGCCTCTGCTGTCACTGGCTCAGCCTCTGTAGCTGACACTGTGGCTTTTGAAACCATCTCTGGACAAGCCTCTGCTCTGGTCACTACCCCTTCAGTTGACCAGATTCCCAGTTCTCTTTCAACTACAGCAAAACCAACCCCTGCTAATATCCCCACTTTGAATGCCACTCCTGCTCTTATGTCTTCCCCAACCAACACCATAGTTTCCGGTAACCTAATCCCTGCAGTCACCAGTGTTTGCTCCACTCTAGGTCAGAGTTTAGAAGATGCATCAAGGCTATCAGCAGTCGAGAAGTCTTCAACCTCTTTTCATTCCACTCCTGTGGCTGCAGTGAGTCAGCTTCCCATTGAGGAGCAGCAGACATTTTCCCAAATGGCCACCACAGTGCCACTGCAATCACAGCTGCAGCTACAGCCTGCATCACAGCAACAAGCAACAACACAGTCACAGCTGTTAGCATTGCAGCTTGAACAACAGATACAGCAGTTAACACCAAAACAACAGCTATCGCAGTGCCATGAAAACCCAGATCAAAGTTTGCTGCAGCAAGAGCAGCCACTGCTGCAGGAACCACAACTGCTGCAAAGGCATACAGCTGTTCAACAACAACTTCCTGAGACATTGGTGTTGCCTCAGTCAATTCAAAGAGAGTTGCTTCAACCATCTGCACAGTCACTACAGATTCTGCAACCATTGCAGCAAACCCAGCCACCACAGCAGCAACCGTTGCAATATGCTGGACAAATGATTCAGGAGTCTCTGTTTCAGCAGCTACCACAACAAGTTCTGACACCTCAGGCTCTTATAGTCTCCCAGCAGCAGGAGCCACAGCATCAACAGGTGGTCTTGCAACAGATGatgcagcaaaagcaaatgttgcaacctcagctgcagcaacaacagcaCCAACTCTTCGTAAGTGTAGCAGCTCAAGGTCAAATGTTGCCCACATCCACAAGTCAACAGTTTCTCCAACAGCAGGCACAGCTAAATGTTACCCCTTTACCACAACATCAGATTTCACAACCGAGCCAAGTGCCTGCTGAGCCTGTGCAGCCACAGACACTGCTTCAACCCTCTGAGCAGCAACACGACGGGACTAAAACCACAGATTCATCTCagaagcagctgcagtttgCAAGTCAGACGCAGTCCTCTTTACAGATGTCTGAATCAGAGGTCTCTACAGGAGAGACGGAGGACACAGGCAGCTTTTCTGCCCCGCTTCACCCTTCATCTGATTCCTCTTTGCCTCCGCTCCACCTCGCCTCGGCTGAACCCCACCTACCCAGCCTTTCCCTAACAATGACACCATCCCCTGGTCAGCCGTCCTCCGTGGCTGAGTCAGACAGTGAAGGTCCCCCGAAAATTGAATTCGTTGATAACCGTATTAAGACTTTGGATGAAAAGCTGAGGAACTTATTGTATCAGGAGTATAGCAGTGGGGGAATGCTACCTGGAGCTGCCTCTATTCCTACATCAGCTGCGTCTATGTCAGTGGGAGGCGATGAGTCGTCTGAGCCCCAGTCACTCCAACGTTTGTCTTTTCGCTCACCGGCCACTTCCTCAGACACCTCCCCCCACACCCCATCCTCAACTACCTCCTCCACCACTCCCCGTTCCTCTTCTACCTCTCCTGATCCAGAGAGAGGTAGAGGGGAATATGAAGCTTTATCAGAAGTTGGAAACCTTGTTCTGTCTGAACCTGTTGAGCAGCAACCCATCCCCTCAGTCCCCTCTGCTTCGGCCTCATCCACCAAGCCCATTTCTTTCCGTGCTCCCAGTAAGGATGGTACTGCTGGATCCCAGCACTTACTTGTATCAGGAGAACCAACTGTACCT GCTGTACACCCACACTCTGACACCAGTGCCGTCGGAGATTCATCATGGCCTTTCAGTCAGCAACCGATCTCCCTTCAGCatggacagcagcagcacaatgcAGGAG aggGATATTTGTGCAGTGAGGCACTTGAAGATGACAAGAAGGAGACACCATTAAGCTCACCTCAGCTGTGCAAAGGTCGATTTCAG GTGAATCCAGTTCCCCAGACCTCCCCTCCAAAGGATCTGCCTTCGGGTCAAAGTAGCACTCATAGGAAAGTGGGACGTTTCTCTGTGACGCAGACCGTGACGAAAAAAGAAGACAGACAAACTGACAGCTCACCAGTGTCTCGTGATTTGGGACGCGACAGGAGGAAAACTCAGGCAAAAGAATGGGATAAAGAAGACTGCAAGATCACCCCATTGAAGGGCCACCCTTCTCGCGGTTTTGGACACAGCCACTCTCCACTTGGCAGCACTGACGATGATGATGAGAGTGAGCTGGAAGATGAAGGGCTTAGAAGAGAACTTCAGAAGCTCAGAGAAAA GCACATCAGAGAGGTTGTTTTCCTTCAAGCCCAGCAGAACAGAGAACTTCAAGAGCTCTACAGACAGCTTCGTTCTCTCAAAGACCAAAGACAAAGTTTACCTGCCTCTCTGTGCCgaactcctcctcttcctgctgcgcTGCCTGTCGTTTCTCCACGCAGGTCCCGGATGGCCAAAGCTAAGCTTCGCTCCCGGCCCCACTCTCACATGGACAACAATGGAGTTCCACACTCTG GGATTCAACAGTCGAGCAGTTTTTCGGGTGGCGAACAGGGTAGACTCCGCTCTGCAGTGCCTGATAGAAAAG ATCACAGCCCGTCAAGGAAAAGCACATTCACTGATGAACTGCACAAGCTTGTTGACAATTTTACAAAGGAGGCAGTAGGTCCTGCTCCAATCAAGCCATCtctgaatcaaatcaaacagaTCCAGCAGGTACAGGGAGGCTGGAGCCAGTCTGCAGAG GTGGGCCGACCAGGTTGGTTTCCAGCAGCCCAACTGAACCCCCAGGCACCCTTAGCCTCCTCTCCTTACACAGGTGGAGGAACCCTGACCACCCTGTCCTCTCCGGCTCCTCCACCCCAGCAATCACACATGTGTCAAGTACCGCAGATGCATCAGAGTTTACACCTCCATCAGCCTCCCCCCCTTCAGCAGATGACCTATCAGCAGTCTCCTATGTGCCAGCAAATGCCACAACCTCGGATGCAAACCTCCATACAGTCACAGGTGCAGCCCACCATCCTGCTGCCCCAACCAACACCTCAAAGCCAACCGCTGCTGCCTTCCCAAATCCAAATCCCGGTGTCCACGGCCACGTCGCTGCTGCATGGAGGTGGGCCCGCCGTACCCACTGACAGCACCGCAGTTATTGGGGGTGTATTTTGCTCCTGTTCCTCCCCCTCGTCTACCTGTTCCTCATCTTGCTCGACTGCTGCTCTACCTTCCAGTGCCAAAATTCACCCAACAAGCCCAACCTCTACTCTTCCTTTGGGGCAAAAATGA